A stretch of DNA from Saccharospirillum mangrovi:
GTGTGCTCAGCCAGGGCACCGACTGGGGCGACCACGCCGCGTTGCCGCGTCTGGTGGAGTTGTATTTCACCCCGCGCCGCGAAGTCTTTCTGATCCACCGGCTCGACCGCGAAGCCTCCGGCTTGATGATATTGGCGCACAGCCGCAAGGCAGCAGCGCAGTTGTCGGAACTCTTTGCCTCGGGCGATGCGGTAACCAAGCGCTACCGCGTTGAGGTGTTGGGCGACACCAAAGACGAAGGCGTTATCAACGCCGAGATCGAAGGCAAGAAAGCGCTGACGCGTTACCAGAAAGTGAAGTATGAAGCGGAACCCAACCGCTCGACGTTGGACGTCTGGATTGAGACCGGGCGCAAACATCAGATCCGCCGCCACTTCGATGGCATCGGCCATCCGGTCATCGGCGACCCCCGTTACGGCGAAGGCAATAAAAGCAACGAAGGCATGAAACTCAAAGCGGTTGAAATGTCGTTTGACTGCCCAATAACTTCCAAACGCCAACGGTTTTCGCTGCTCTGAGTTTTTGTCATTTGCAGCAGCGTTCAGCGCGTGATTCGCACGGCGAGCGCGCGCTATACTCGGACCGTTTGTCCCTCTCATCGCTTGAAAAGGAAGCCTGCCTCCATGTTTGAACGCGTCAGCGCCGCCCCAGCCGATCCCATTCTCGGTCTGAACGAAGCCTTTGCTGCCGACAACCGGCCCAACAAGGTCAACCTCGGCGTCGGTGTTTTTATGAACGACGACGGCGTGACGCCCATTCTGGATACGGTCAAACAAGCCGAGACACGGCTGGTGAAAGAAGAAATCACCAAAAGCTATCTGGCGATTTCCGGCGACCGGGAATACGGCCGTCAGGTTCAGGCGTTGCTGTTTGGTAACGACAGTGCCGTCGTCGCGGCCAACCGCGCGCGCACCGCTCAAACACCGGGCGGCACTGGCGCGTTGCGACTGGCTGCGGATTTCATGCACACCCAGTTGGGCGTCAACACCATTCACGTCAGCGACCCGACCTGGGCCAACCACGGCAACATCTTCACCAGCGCGGGTTTGACGGTCGCGAATTATCGTTACTACGACGCCAAAAACTACCGCCTGGATTTCGACGGCATGCTGGCCGATCTGGCAAAAGTACCGGCCGGCGATGCCGTGATGTTGCACGGCTGCTGCCATAACCCGACAGGCGTCGATCCGAGCCCGGAACAATGGCAACAACTGGCCGATGTGGCCGCTGAACGCGGCTTTGTCGTGCTGTTCGATTTCGCTTATCAGGGCTTTGCCAAAGGCATGGACGAAGACGCCGCCGGTTTGCGCGCCTTCGCCGAAAAAGTGCCGGAATTGCTGGTGGCTTCGTCGTTCTCGAAAAACTTCGGTTTGTACAACGAACGCGTTGGTGCCATGACTTTGGTGGCAACCAACGCCGACACCGCCGAAGCCGCCTTCAGCCAGGTGAAAACACTGGCGCGTGGCAACTATTCCAACCCGCCGGCGCACGGTGCCAAAGTCGTTGCGACGATTCTGACCGACGACACATTACACGCCGCCTGGATTGAAGAAGTGGCCGCCATGCGCAACCACATTCAGCAATTGCGTGACCTGATGGTGAACAAACTGGCCGAACGTGGCGCCGCGCGCGATTTCAGTTTTATCGGTCGCCAGAACGGCATGTTCTCGTTCACCGGCCTGACGCCGGAACAGGTGAAAACGCTGAAAGAAGACTACGGTCTGTACATGGTGGGCAGCGGCCGCATCAACGTGGCCGGCATGTCGCGCTCCAACATCGATGCGGTGTGCGACGCCATCGTCGCAGTGCTTTAAACGTCTTTACCGGCCGGTCGTTCTGACCGGCCGTCTTGTACTTATAGAAAATTAGTGACAGAAAATTAGTTGCAGGAATCGACCGACATGAAGCCGTTCAAGGTGCATTCCAAATATCAGCCCTCGGGTGACCAGCCCAAAGCCATCGAACAGCTGGTGAAGGGGTTGGAAGCGGGCCTGACGGCGCAAACTCTGCTGGGTGTGACCGGCTCCGGCAAGACCTACACCATGGCGAAAGTCATCGAGGCGGCGCAGCGACCGACCATTGTCATGGCGCACAACAAAACGCTGGCGGCGCAGTTGTATTCTGAATTCCGCGAATTCCTGCCCGACAACGCCGTCGAATATTTCGTCTCCTATTACGACTACTACCAGCCCGAAGCTTACGTGCCGTCATCCGACACCTTCATCGATAAAGATTCGTCGGTAAACGAACACATCGAACAGATGCGGCTGTCGGCGACCAAGGCACTGTTGGAACGGCGCGATACGTTGATCGTGGCAACGGTGTCGGCGATTTACGGTTTGGGTTCGCCCGAGTCGTATTTGAAAATGATGCTGCATCTGAAAAAAGGCGATGCAGTCGATCAACGCTTTATCCTGCGCCGATTAGCCGAGCTGCAATACAAACGCAACGACGTTGATTTTGGTCGCGGTACGTATCGCGTGCGTGGCGACATCATCGATGTGTTCCCGGCCGAATCCGAACTGGAAGCGGTGCGCATTGAATTGTTCGATGAAGAAGTCGAACAACTGAGTGTATTCGATCCGTTGACCGGCGAAATTCTCGACAAGTTAACGCGCACAACAATCTACCCGAAAACGCATTACGTGACGCCGCGCGAAACCATCGTCAAAGCCATCGACCAGATCGAAACCGAATTGGGCGAACGGCTGAAAATTCTGGAAAACGACAACCGTCTGGTTGAAGCGCAACGTCTGGAACAGCGCACCAAATACGATTTGGAAATGATGCGCGAACTGGGTTACTGCACCGGCATCGAAAACTATTCGCGGTTTTTGTCCGGCCGTGACGCCGGCCAGCCACCGCCGACGCTGTACGAATATTTGCCCGACGATGCGTTGATGTTTATCGATGAAAGCCACGTCTCCATTCCGCAAATTGGTGCCATGTACAAAGGCGACCGGTCGCGCAAGGAAACGCTGGTGGAATACGGTTTCCGTTTGCCATCGGCGCTCGATAACCGACCGCTGAAATTTGAAGAATGGGAGCGCCTGGCGCCGCAGGCCATCTATGTGTCGGCAACGCCGGCTGACTACGAAGCCAGGCACAGTCAGCAAACGGTGGAACAGGTGGTACGTCCGACGGGTCTGGTCGATCCGTTGGTCGAAGTGCGACCGGCCTCGACCCAGGTCGACGATTTGCTGGCGGAAATTCATCAGCGCATTGATCTGGGCGAACGCACTCTGGTCACAACGCTGACCAAACGCATGGCTGAAGACTTAACCGATTACCTGGCCGAAAACGGCATCAAGGTGCGTTATCTGCATTCGGATATCGATACCGTCGAACGCGTTGAAATTATTCGCGATCTGCGTCTGGGTGAATTCGATGTGCTGGTTGGCATCAACCTGTTGCGTGAAGGTTTGGACATGCCGGAAGTGTCGCTGGTGGCAATTCTCGATGCCGACAAAGAAGGCTTCCTGCGCAGCGAGCGTTCACTGATTCAGACCATCGGTCGCGCGGCGCGTAACCTCAACGGCAAGGCCATTCTGTACGGCGACCGCATCACCGGTTCAATGCAACGCGCCATCGAAGAAACTGAACGCCGCCGGGAAAAACAAATTGCCCACAACGCGGCGAACGGCATTACGCCGCAGGCGCTGCAAAAAGACGTGCAGGATATTCTCGAAGGCGCGCTCACACCGGGCGCACCGGGTCGCAAAGGCAAGATGGCCAGCCGCCGTCAGAAAGTCGAACGCATCAACGCCGAAGAGAAGAGTTACGCCACCATGTCGCCGGCTGAATTGTCGAAAGAAATTGTTCGACTGGAAGACGCCATGCACCGCGCCGCCAAAGACATGGCGTTCGAAAAAGCTGCTGCGCTGCGCGATGAAATGATTGAAGCCAAGAGTCTACTGAAAGTGGTTTAACTCTTAAAAAATTTAACTCCTAAAAAGGAATGGCCGCATGACACCGGAAGTCACCGCAAAATTCGCCAGTTACCCCAAGCCGGCCGCGTCGCGATTGAAACAATTGCGCGACATCATTCATCAGATAGCAGCCGAACAGTCACTGGGCGATGTCACCGAATCGCTGAAATGGAACGAACCCAGCTACAGCGTGAAAGGTGGCAGCCCGGTACGTTTCGACTGGAAAGCCAAACACCCGGAACAGATTGCTCTGTATTTCATTTGCACCACATCATTGGTGGGAACCTTCCGCGAATTGTACCGCCAGGAACTCGATTTTGAGGGCCAGCGCGCCATCGTCTTATCGCTCGATCAACCCCTGCCAGAAGCGCCGTTACGCCATTGCATTGAACTGGCGTTGCGCTACCAACAACTCAAACATCTGCCGTTATTAGGCGCTTGATGCCGGCACTTGGGTGTCGGTTGTGTCCGCTTCGTCGCTAAAGCCTCAGCTCGTTCAGCCGATTAAGGTTGAGATGGGGTGAATTTTGCCTGGGACTGGGACGGTCGGATGGTATCGATCAACAACCGCTTTGATGGATTGGCTGCCAAGTTGGATTTCGACCGGCTCAGCAGCACGCGTCCACCGAAGCAATCCGCAGACGACAGCAGCGTTAACCGACGCACACACGGCACTAATTTCAGTGTGGAGATGACGCTAGAGTCGGGCACCAAGGTGGCGTTCAGTGTGCGCCAGGGCGTAGGCGGCCAGATTTCTGACCTCACGCTTTATGCGTCACAACCGCTGACCGATCAGGAAAAAGCCGTTTTCGAAGCCATGGTGTTGGGCCTGGCGCAGGGTATTGATCAATTGTTCAGTGGCCGTGCCGGTGGCAAAACGGATTTGTTTCAGTCGATTGCCGACGCGCCGGTGGACGATCTGGAAATCACTGCATCGCATCGGCTCGGCGCCTTGTCGCAATCGCTCACTTTGGAACAGGACGAGCGCCGCTCCGGTGAAACCCGGCTGCAATCGGACTGGCAACAGAACGATATGGAGGCGGGTATCAGCGACCGCCACGGCTTCGACATTCTCAAAAAGCCGGGCGCGGTGGCTCAGGCTTACGGTCAGGTCGATACTGGTTGGCTGGAACAGAAACTGGCTGCCGCGACGGCGGTGCTCGGGGTCACTCGCAACTTGGCCGGCGGTCTGCAAAGCGATGCGTTGAGCAGCTATTACGGGTCGGGTCTGAACGCGCTGTTGCAGGCGGCAAACGATGGCAGCCGGGCGTTGCAGGACATCGGCGCGAGTGCCGACCAGGCGCGGCACGTTGTCAGCCACACCCTGAATGCGTTGAGCCAACATGCCATGGCGAGAGGCGGCGACGAACGCGGTGGCATCCAGGCAACACCGGATTTTGACGGCACCTTCACCTCGAACCGCACCCAGGGTTTCCGTGAGACCGGACCGGGCACTTACAACTTCGACCTCTCCTTGGCGCAAAAAAGCCACGCCTCTTACAATGCAGAGAAAGACGCGCAATACATCAGCCAGCGCCGCGAATTGTCGTTGAGCTATCGCACCGATACCGAACAGGAAAGTTTGTCGCTGAGCTGGACCAGTGAAGAACGGCAGCGCTACACCCTGGTCGATGGTCAGATGGAAAGCAGCGAAAACCGTCGGCAGGAAACGCTTCAATGGCTCATTGAAGGCATTCGCGGTAGGGCGAATGGCTACCAGCGATTGATCGAACGCTACAACGTGGACTACAGCCAAGAAGGTGAAAGCCGAGGCTTTGCCGACCTCGGCAACGATGGCCGTTACAGCAGTGCCCAGAAGAAAGTGAATTATCAGGTGTGAGGCTCAGGCCGCACGTCGATCTTTCAATGACGCCTCAATAACGTTCCTTCAGTAGAGAAACGCAGCACCGATGTTGCTGCCGGAGCGATCGTTTTGGTCGCCTTGAATGCCGGTCGACAAACTGCCTTCTGACCAACTTCCCACAACCAATCGTTCACCGTCGTCGCTCAAATCGACACTGGGTTGCGTGCTGTAACCGAAGCCGCCGTCACCCGAACGGTTGTTGCTCGATTTAACATAAGCCTGCTCAACCCACAGCGTGTTGTTGCGTCGGTACAGATACACCGCGCCGGCGCCAGCAACGCTGTTATCGCTTTGGTTATCGCTTGAACGATGAACGCCAACCGCGGAACTCGATTCTTCTTTGGCAACAACGGCCAACCAATCGCCATCGCCGCTGAGCCTGACGCCGATACCAAAATGGTCATTGTTATCGGCATTCCCCGCTTTAATAAAAGCGTGTTCGCTCCAGGTGGTGCCGGTGCGAGTGAACAGGTATGCCGCGCCAGACGCGTACCGATTTTTGCTGGCGCCCGATTGCGGCTGCTGATGAACGCCCAGCATATTTGTCGGTTCATCTTCTGCGCCAACCGCCAGCACATCGCCATCGTTATTCAGGCTGACACTGGCGCCAAACAGCGAATACTCCAAAGCATTGCTGGCTTTGATGTAAGCCTCTTCTGCCCAGTTGTTGCCAGTGTAGCGATACACATAGGCAGCCCCCGAATCCCAACGGTTGCCGGTATCGCCCACCGCAGG
This window harbors:
- a CDS encoding RluA family pseudouridine synthase → MQIDLVLEVEDSDPLIAIDFLVDNIELSKSKLKDMMNKGAVWHVDGKKGKRRRLRRAMSDIAAGDRLEVFYDEELLAIKPPLPRLVADETHYSVWDKPPGVLSQGTDWGDHAALPRLVELYFTPRREVFLIHRLDREASGLMILAHSRKAAAQLSELFASGDAVTKRYRVEVLGDTKDEGVINAEIEGKKALTRYQKVKYEAEPNRSTLDVWIETGRKHQIRRHFDGIGHPVIGDPRYGEGNKSNEGMKLKAVEMSFDCPITSKRQRFSLL
- a CDS encoding aromatic amino acid transaminase, with protein sequence MFERVSAAPADPILGLNEAFAADNRPNKVNLGVGVFMNDDGVTPILDTVKQAETRLVKEEITKSYLAISGDREYGRQVQALLFGNDSAVVAANRARTAQTPGGTGALRLAADFMHTQLGVNTIHVSDPTWANHGNIFTSAGLTVANYRYYDAKNYRLDFDGMLADLAKVPAGDAVMLHGCCHNPTGVDPSPEQWQQLADVAAERGFVVLFDFAYQGFAKGMDEDAAGLRAFAEKVPELLVASSFSKNFGLYNERVGAMTLVATNADTAEAAFSQVKTLARGNYSNPPAHGAKVVATILTDDTLHAAWIEEVAAMRNHIQQLRDLMVNKLAERGAARDFSFIGRQNGMFSFTGLTPEQVKTLKEDYGLYMVGSGRINVAGMSRSNIDAVCDAIVAVL
- the uvrB gene encoding excinuclease ABC subunit UvrB, whose translation is MKPFKVHSKYQPSGDQPKAIEQLVKGLEAGLTAQTLLGVTGSGKTYTMAKVIEAAQRPTIVMAHNKTLAAQLYSEFREFLPDNAVEYFVSYYDYYQPEAYVPSSDTFIDKDSSVNEHIEQMRLSATKALLERRDTLIVATVSAIYGLGSPESYLKMMLHLKKGDAVDQRFILRRLAELQYKRNDVDFGRGTYRVRGDIIDVFPAESELEAVRIELFDEEVEQLSVFDPLTGEILDKLTRTTIYPKTHYVTPRETIVKAIDQIETELGERLKILENDNRLVEAQRLEQRTKYDLEMMRELGYCTGIENYSRFLSGRDAGQPPPTLYEYLPDDALMFIDESHVSIPQIGAMYKGDRSRKETLVEYGFRLPSALDNRPLKFEEWERLAPQAIYVSATPADYEARHSQQTVEQVVRPTGLVDPLVEVRPASTQVDDLLAEIHQRIDLGERTLVTTLTKRMAEDLTDYLAENGIKVRYLHSDIDTVERVEIIRDLRLGEFDVLVGINLLREGLDMPEVSLVAILDADKEGFLRSERSLIQTIGRAARNLNGKAILYGDRITGSMQRAIEETERRREKQIAHNAANGITPQALQKDVQDILEGALTPGAPGRKGKMASRRQKVERINAEEKSYATMSPAELSKEIVRLEDAMHRAAKDMAFEKAAALRDEMIEAKSLLKVV
- a CDS encoding DUF1801 domain-containing protein, with translation MTPEVTAKFASYPKPAASRLKQLRDIIHQIAAEQSLGDVTESLKWNEPSYSVKGGSPVRFDWKAKHPEQIALYFICTTSLVGTFRELYRQELDFEGQRAIVLSLDQPLPEAPLRHCIELALRYQQLKHLPLLGA